A stretch of the Uranotaenia lowii strain MFRU-FL chromosome 3, ASM2978415v1, whole genome shotgun sequence genome encodes the following:
- the LOC129751552 gene encoding uncharacterized protein LOC129751552, translating to MKFAIILVSTFLLANAQKQIVIPLKIDANKDGTVTYGAGSASIVASKDFISSFLRLVDLIQLTSKMMPPGTSQMVPIPLTINDDGSYKIEISGIPFTIDPNFLGGLGKKFFHELSPLLGVKKVGGKKKKTKKEL from the exons ATGAAATTTGCCATAATTCTCGTGTCAACATTCCTACTTGCCAATGCTCAAAAACAGATCGTGATACCGCTCAAAATCGACGCCAACAAGGATGGAACGGTTACGTATGGAGCTGGGTCGGCTTCGATAGTGGCGTCAAAAGATTTTATCAGCAGCTTTTTGCGGCTGGTGGATCTGATTCAGCTGACGAGCAAGATGATGCCGCCGGGAACCAGTCAGATGGTACCGATTCCTCTCACGATAAACGACGACGGTTCCTACAAGATCGAGATATCCGGCATCCCGTTTACGATCGATCCGAACTTCCTCGGTGGCTTGGGAAAGAAATTT ttcCATGAGTTGTCGCCATTGCTGGGGGTAAAAAAAGTTGGTGGCAAGAAAAAGAAGACGAAAAAAGAGTTGTAA